TGTCTGCCGTTCCCACAGGGCCATGCCCTCTTCGCCTCGGGTAATCAAGAGATAGTGAGCGTCGGTCAGGGCAAGCAGATCCCGACCCGCCTGCTGGAGGGTGGCTAAATCGCGAATTGGATAGCCCACGGCGAGTTCCGCTTCCGGCAGGTTAGGCGTAAAAACCATTGCTCCTCGGTAGCGAGTGAGGTGAGCCTGGGCATCCACGATCGTGCGGGGGTGGGCGAGGGCGGCAGTGATCACGGGAGCGGTCAAGACACCATCGCCGTAGTCAGAGCAGACGATCGCATCCACATGGGGTTGATGGGCTTGGATATAAGCGGCAAGCTGGTGTTGCAGGTCGGGATGGGGGAGCGCATCGGAGCGACGATCGACCCGAACAATTTGCTGGGTGACCGACTGGCGCGCATGGCCAGAAATCCGGGTTTTGGTCACGGTAGGCCGATCGCGATCGACGAAAATACCGTTGGTATCTACCCCCACCTCACTAAACAACCGTCGTAACACCTCTCCCTGGGCATCCGCCCCCACCAGCCCCACTGCCTGGACCTGAGCACCCAGGGTAGCCAGATTGTAAATGGCATTGGCGCCGCCGCCGGGCACCTGGCGGGTTTCCTCATGGCGCAGGATCAGAACCGGCGCTTCTCGCGATAGCCGCTCCACCTGCCCAGTCAAGAATTCATCGAGGGTCAAATCCCCCACAACCAAAACCCGCGCCTGGTGGAACTGGGCCAAGATCTCCTGCAATCGCGGGGCCGCTACCCGCAGGCGATGGCAAAACGCTGCATCCAAAGCCGTACCCAAGGACATCAGGAACACCCTACTGTTAGCTCAACACAATTGCTGGATCGATCGCAATCGATCGCAGGCTCTTCTGGGATTTTGGGGTAAACAGTATCAGCAACTACAAATAAACGATCGGAAACGTTGAGTTTATGGTGGGGGCGCGTAGCGCCCCCACCATAAACTCAGGAGAGCCCGATCGCAAGAATCTGAGGTGTTTCCATCTTCTAGGATTTTGGGAAATGCCAGCAAGCTGCCCTAAACGCTGAGGGCTAA
This DNA window, taken from Trichothermofontia sichuanensis B231, encodes the following:
- a CDS encoding bifunctional heptose 7-phosphate kinase/heptose 1-phosphate adenyltransferase, which codes for MSLGTALDAAFCHRLRVAAPRLQEILAQFHQARVLVVGDLTLDEFLTGQVERLSREAPVLILRHEETRQVPGGGANAIYNLATLGAQVQAVGLVGADAQGEVLRRLFSEVGVDTNGIFVDRDRPTVTKTRISGHARQSVTQQIVRVDRRSDALPHPDLQHQLAAYIQAHQPHVDAIVCSDYGDGVLTAPVITAALAHPRTIVDAQAHLTRYRGAMVFTPNLPEAELAVGYPIRDLATLQQAGRDLLALTDAHYLLITRGEEGMALWERQTREPSLCQTVPAEATISLIPAFNKTDVFDVTGAGDTVVAALTLALVAGASAWEAAVLGNLAASLVVRQFGTSTTTPTAIQAALQALLEQIDGCS